From a single Rhizobium lusitanum genomic region:
- a CDS encoding ABC transporter substrate-binding protein: protein MLFSTATAFFGAASFYVAPESVGAAAAERPKSISVIAFPSPHNWPIWAAQEKGYFDRSGIAVTLTPTPNSEFLMTGLIDGRFDIAMAGIDNVIAYMEGQGEAPTKEKPDIFAFMGAGNHGFLQFVTVPEVKSYADLKGKQLSVDAVTTGYAFVLRKMLEKGGLKFSDVEFVSVGGLQERFQALMAKQQSGTLLISPMHAAAQARGFNRLADADDVLDRYQGTAFSVRRSWAKDNEAALVGYIRAYLTALDWLYDPANKAEAIAILRRNMPNISETFADATYQILLHPEKGINRTGDLDIAGIKTVLALRSEYGEPRKTLTDVEKYYDLQYLEKAAGLPRQPTNP, encoded by the coding sequence ATGCTATTTTCGACGGCGACCGCATTCTTTGGAGCGGCATCCTTTTATGTCGCGCCTGAGAGCGTCGGGGCCGCAGCCGCCGAGCGACCGAAGTCGATATCGGTGATTGCGTTTCCGAGCCCCCACAACTGGCCGATCTGGGCAGCGCAAGAGAAAGGCTATTTCGATCGCAGCGGTATCGCGGTGACGCTGACGCCGACGCCGAACTCGGAGTTCCTGATGACCGGCCTTATCGACGGCAGGTTCGACATCGCCATGGCAGGGATCGACAATGTGATCGCTTATATGGAAGGGCAGGGCGAAGCGCCGACAAAAGAGAAGCCCGACATCTTTGCCTTCATGGGCGCCGGCAACCACGGCTTTCTGCAGTTCGTAACTGTGCCGGAGGTGAAGAGCTATGCGGATCTCAAGGGAAAGCAGCTCTCCGTTGACGCCGTCACGACCGGCTATGCGTTCGTACTGCGTAAGATGCTGGAGAAAGGCGGGCTCAAGTTCTCCGATGTGGAATTCGTCAGCGTCGGCGGGTTGCAGGAGCGTTTCCAGGCGCTAATGGCGAAACAACAGTCAGGCACTCTCCTGATCTCGCCAATGCATGCGGCCGCGCAAGCCAGAGGCTTCAATCGGCTGGCCGATGCTGACGATGTTCTTGACCGCTATCAGGGCACGGCTTTCTCCGTACGTCGAAGCTGGGCGAAAGACAATGAGGCGGCACTCGTCGGCTATATACGCGCATATCTTACCGCTCTCGACTGGCTCTATGATCCGGCCAACAAGGCTGAGGCTATCGCAATCCTGCGCAGGAATATGCCGAATATCTCGGAGACGTTTGCCGACGCGACCTACCAAATCCTCCTGCACCCCGAAAAGGGGATCAACCGAACAGGTGACCTCGACATCGCGGGAATAAAAACCGTGCTGGCCTTGCGGAGCGAGTATGGGGAGCCGCGCAAGACGCTGACGGACGTCGAGAAATACTACGACCTTCAATACCTGGAAAAGGCTGCTGGCCTGCCAAGGCAGCCAACGAACCCGTAG
- a CDS encoding response regulator, whose amino-acid sequence MDNSLVLIVEDEPAIAEILEGYLSRDGFRTVRASDGETALQHHAQLKPDIVLLDVRIPKLDGFAVLSRLRQTSSTPVIMVTAIADDLDRLSGLRLGADDYVVKPFNPQEVVARVRAVLRRTLGERQDTIQRFRALEVNFGSYTAVVDMDGKRVPLSLTLSEFRILAHMIRHPGQVFARSDILDACLPDSDALVRTVDMHISNLRRKLEDMGQKGFFPAVRGVGYRFFDPE is encoded by the coding sequence GTGGACAACAGTCTCGTTCTGATCGTTGAGGATGAACCGGCAATCGCGGAAATACTCGAAGGGTATCTGTCGCGAGATGGCTTTCGAACCGTCCGGGCCAGCGACGGCGAAACCGCCCTTCAGCATCATGCTCAACTGAAGCCTGATATCGTGCTACTGGATGTGCGTATCCCGAAACTCGACGGTTTCGCCGTTTTGAGCCGCCTGCGTCAGACCAGTTCTACGCCTGTCATTATGGTGACGGCCATCGCCGATGACCTCGACCGCTTGAGCGGCCTGCGTCTTGGCGCCGACGACTATGTCGTCAAACCGTTTAACCCGCAGGAAGTCGTTGCCCGGGTCAGGGCGGTTCTGCGCCGGACCCTGGGAGAAAGACAGGATACAATCCAACGGTTTCGCGCCTTGGAAGTGAATTTCGGCAGCTACACCGCCGTCGTCGACATGGACGGGAAGCGCGTGCCACTGTCTCTGACGTTAAGCGAGTTCCGAATTCTCGCCCATATGATCCGCCATCCGGGCCAGGTTTTTGCGCGGTCCGATATTCTCGACGCCTGCCTGCCTGACAGCGATGCCCTGGTTCGCACTGTGGACATGCATATTTCCAATCTTCGACGCAAGCTGGAGGATATGGGGCAGAAAGGCTTTTTCCCTGCGGTACGCGGAGTTGGCTACCGTTTCTTCGATCCCGAGTGA